A single genomic interval of Penicillium psychrofluorescens genome assembly, chromosome: 2 harbors:
- a CDS encoding uncharacterized protein (ID:PFLUO_003138-T1.cds;~source:funannotate), whose protein sequence is MQKNEAIADVHVGEEALAVKGTHGSDESSVLVDQTAERKLLWKIDLLILPILFLFYMLSYLDRINIGNARISGMNEELHLDVGNRFNVAIFLFYVLYIPLEIPSNIWLKHARPSLYLPALMFCWGIITMCTGFVHSYQALYALRVLLGLFEAGLVPGVVYVTSMYYRRYEYQKRLSLMFVATSVGGAFGGLLAYAIANLSGQRGFLGWRWIFIIEGAVTAFIALLAPFIMVDWPNQCRFFTPAEKDLIRLRFVDDGGEFRMDTLNRDSLLRILLDWKIYLGSLTYMGLTTSGLAMSFFLPTILKEYGWESTEAQVHTIPVYAFTLGLTLVMSWASDRLQHRYGFLIFCCLMATIGYGMLLNMENLSRNARYAACFLVAGGGICSGPIAIGFLSNNLAGHWKRAVGSAMQVSFAGFAGIIGSVMFLQREAPFYRTGLRTGLGMAWVSGVAATITAVCVWRENRKRDRGERDERLGWPAEVVNNLGDDHPHFRFTL, encoded by the exons ATGCAGAAAAACGAGGCCATTGCGGATGTCCACGTGGGAGAGGAAGCCCTAGCTGTCAAGGGGACTCATGGCTCTGACGAATCCAGTGTTCTAGTGGATCAAACGGCTGAGAGAAAACTGCTGTGGAAGATTgatctgctcatcctccCGATCCTATTCCTGTTCTATATGTTATCGTACCTGGACCGGATCAACATCGGCAATGCTCGGATCTCGGGAATGAACGAAGAGCTGCATTTGGACGTGGGAAACCGGTTCAACGTCGCCATCTTT CTGTTCTACGTGCTATACATCCCTTTGGAGATACCGAGCAACATCTGGCTGAAGCATGCCCGGCCCTCCTTATATCTACCAGCATTGATGTTCTGTTGGG GGATAATCACGATGTGCACCGGTTTCGTTCACTCGTATCAAGCTCTGTATGCGCTTCGTGTCCTGCTGGGTCTGTTCGAGGCCGGCCTCGTCCCAGGCGTGGTCTATGTGACATCCATGTATTACCGGCGATATGAATACCAGAAGCGACTGAGTTTGATGTTTGTAGCCACCTCGGTGGGAGGGGCCTTCGGTGGA CTGCTAGCCTATGCTATCGCCAATCTCAGTGGACAGCGTGGGTTCctgggatggagatg GATCTTCATTATCGAGGGTGCCGTGACGGCCTTTATTGCCCTCCTGGCTCCCTTTATCATGGTAGACTGGCCGAACCAATGCCGCTTCTTCACCCCGGCCGAGAAAGACCTCATCCGGTTGAGGTTTGTCGATGACGGAGGGGAATTTCGCATGGACACCCTCAACCGCGATTCCCTACTCCGTATTCTGCTGGACTGGAAGATCTATCTAGG ATCTCTAACTTACATGGGCCTGACCACTAGCGGGCTAGCCAtgtccttcttcctccccaccATCCTGAAGGAGTATGGGTGGGAGTCCACCGAGGCACAGGTGCACACCATCCCCGTGTATGCCTTCACTCTAGGTCTGACCCTGGTCATGTCCTGGGCCTCAGATCGACTACAACATCGCTACGGATTCCTCATATTCTGCTGCCTCATGGCCACCATTGGCTACGGAATGCTCTTGAACATGGAAAATCTTTCGCGCAATGCTCGATACGCGGCCTGCTTCCTGGTTGCAGGAGGGGGCATATGTTCGGgccccatcgccatcggatTCCTTTCCAATAATCTGGCCGGCCACTGGAAGCGTGCGGTGGGATCAGCCATGCAGGTTAGCTTCGCGGGCTTTGCCGGCATCATCGGATCGGTGATGTTCTTGCAACGGGAGGCTCCGTTCTATCGCACAGGGCTCCGAACGGGACTGGGTATGGCGTGGGTGTCGGGTGTGGCGGCCACCATTACAGCCGTTTGCGTTTGGAGGGAAAATCGGAAGCGGGATCGAGGCGAGCGAGACGAGCGTTTGGGATGGCCGGCAGAAGTGGTGAACAACTTGGGAGATGACCATCCCCATTTCCGATTTACTCTGTAA
- a CDS encoding uncharacterized protein (ID:PFLUO_003139-T1.cds;~source:funannotate), whose amino-acid sequence MAQFERKHVSRLVPADHRVLMPLLLAVTIVNSATLGYDSSVMNGLLILPSYSEYFHLTTATEGLNNAAVWMGGILGAFLMQPIPDHFGRRRAILIASIITIIGVILQGASQNIGMFVVARIIVGIGSAISNGAAPTLLGELLPPRRRARVLGLFFSCYYVGSLFSSVVNYGSQNINSTWAWRLPSLLQFIPSLLAIIILPFVPESPRWLITHQRSDEALEVLIIMQGKNKTDVLNGSQQLREIRDTLVREAEEYPRNPWREIISTKGNRRRLIILCTFGPMINMFGNFIISFYLTKILTQAGITDTVTQTQVQVIINCWSFAVAIVGSFMLDILGRRVQMLIGVSGMVSTLLLIGGLIKRYGSSTNTSGIYGTIAVIFLFQGFYAFSVTPMTSLYPMEVSPFKLRTAGIAIFRMLDSGFGLLASFAMAYAMADLEWKFYFINAAWDFVFLIIAYFTFVETKGLRLEEINARFEGTEILTGVVDDSFSGCGGRDTKDGGVVIDKLVKV is encoded by the exons ATGGCCCAGTTTGAGCGTAAACACGTCTCGCGATTGGTCCCGGCGGACCACAGGGTGCTCATGCCCCTGCTTCTTGCCGTGACCATCGTCAACTCGGCA ACTCTAGGATACGACTCGTCCGTCATGAACGGCCTGCTCATTCTACCATCTTACTCCGAATATTTCCACCTTACAACTGCAACTGAGGGTCTCAACAACGCAGCCGTGTGGATGGGAGGCATCCTCGGTGCCTTTCTCATGCAACCTATTCCCGACCATTTTGGTCGTCGTCGTGCAATCCTTATCGCCTCGATCATTACTATTATTGGCGTAATCTTACAGGGTGCCTCGCAGAACATTGGCATGTTCGTTGTCGCCCGAATCATCGTCGGGATCGGCTCTGCCATCAGCAACGGTGCGGCCCCAACCTTGCTCGGCGAGCTTTTACCTCCTAGACGACGTGCTCGGGTcctcggtctcttcttctcatGCTATTACGTTGGAAGCTTATTCTCGTCTGTTGTGAACTACGGCAGTCAGAACATCAACAGCACATGGGCCTGGCGGCTGCCTTCGCTCCTCCAGTTTATCCCTAGTCTACTGGCTATTATTATCCTGCCTTTTGTTCCCGAGTCTCCTCGCTGGTTGATCACGCATCAACGGAGCGACGAGGCGCTTGAAGTTTTGATTATCATGCAGGGAAAGAACAAGACGGACGTGCTGAACGGCAGTCAACAGCTTCGCGAGATCAGAGATACCCTCGTTCGCGAGGCGGAGGAATACCCGCGTAACCCCTGGAGGGAGATTATCTCGACAAAGGGAAATAGGCGGAGACTGATTATCCTGTGCACTTTTGGTCCGATGATCAACATGTTCGGTAATTTCATCATCTC ATTCTACTTGACGAAGATCCTCACCCAGGCCGGCATCACGGACACAGTCACCCAGACTCAGGTccaggtcatcatcaattgTTGGTCCTTTGCCGTCGCAATCGTGGGTAGCTTTATGCTGGATATTCTTGGCCGCAGAGTACAGATGTTAATCGGCGTGAGCGGGATGGTTTCCACGCTGCTATTGATTGGCGGTCTTATTAAAC GCTACGGATCAAGCACCAACACTTCCGGCATCTATGGTACTATTGCCGTCATCTTCCTTTTTCAAGGTTTCTACGCATTCTCCGTTACTCCAATGACAAGCCTATACCCAATGGAAGTCTCACCATTCAAGCTGCGTACGGCTGGTATTGCTATCTTCCGAATGCTGGATTCTGGATTTGG TCTCCTCGCTTCTTTTGCCATGGCATACGCAATGGCAGACCTAGAGTGGAAATTCTACTTCATCAATGCTGCCTGGGACTTTGTCTTTCTTATCATCGCATACTTTACGTTCGTTGAGACAAAGGGACTTAGGCTTGAAGAAATTAATGCTAGATTCGAGGGAACGGAGATTCTTACTGGCGTTGTCGATGATTCATTTTCCGGGTGCGGTGGGAGAGATACTAAGGATGGTGGCGTTGTTATTGATAAGCTTGTGAAGGTGTAA
- a CDS encoding uncharacterized protein (ID:PFLUO_003137-T1.cds;~source:funannotate) — protein MKTAWQRLIRFVATDGRLLYGEPILPHPNFDLGDTVEETGLQAQVIVGDDLYDTTGATRVTDEVVVVKKLLGPLTARNVPIVRCIGLNYLTHINETGQSPPPYPTMFIKPSHAVHDHGRNVVIPKIAQDEQTDYEGELCVVLGKDAKDVAEENALDYVAAYTVGNDISARKLQLHAHLAGPKPQACFSKGFDTYAPLGPALVGSSIISDPCTLALQTRIDGELRQEGNLNDLAFTIPYLIHYLSSGTTLEKGSVIMTGTPGGESLFGGRWV, from the exons ATGAAAACTGCCTGGCAGCGCCTGATTCGCTTTGTGGCAACCGACGGCCGACTCCTGTATGGCGAGCCAATTCTTCCTCATCCCAACTTTGATCTGGGAGATACGGTGGAAGAGACCGGATTACAAGCGCAAGTGATCGTGGGCGACGATCTCTATGACACTACCGGGGCCACTCGAGTGACCGAcgaggtggtggtagtgAAGAAGCTCCTGGGGCCATTGACTGCAAGAAATGTCCCCATAGTGAGATGCATTGGACTGAACTACTTGACACACA TCAACGAGACCGGCCAGAGCCCTCCCCCGTATCCAACCATGTTCATCAAACCGTCCCATGCGGTCCACGATCACGGTCGGAATGTGGTCATCCCCAAGATCGCACAGGATGAACAAACCGACTACGAAGGAGAGCTG TGCGTTGTCCTCGGCAAGGATGCCAAAGACGTCGCGGAGGAGAACGCCCTCGATTACGTGGCCGCCTACACGGTTGGGAACGACATCTCCGCGAGGAAGCTACAGCTACACGCCCACCTGGCTGGCCCCAAGCCCCAAGCCTGTTTTTCCAAAGGATTCGACACGTACGCGCCGCTAGGCCCGGCCCTGGTGGGATCAAGCATCATTTCCGATCCGTGCACTTTGGCACTGCAGACGCGGATCGATGGGGAGCTACGCCAGGAGGGCAACCTGAATGATCTGGCCTTCACAATTCCGTATTTGATCCACTACTTGTCGTCGGGGACAACGCTGGAGAAAGGCAGTGTGATAATGACCGGAACACCTGGAGGTGAGTCGCTCTTCGGAGGGAGATGGGTGTAA
- a CDS encoding uncharacterized protein (ID:PFLUO_003140-T1.cds;~source:funannotate): protein MPAPIRQWPAWAEYIHESEKVAADPEFLAVKKAIIADYGAEALRKSWIKVCRDLQKITDEIAEKGNNIIPVFDTAQIIDQGFTDAQRDEIRRIGTFVCRETVPEEDTNKLYNDLKHFVDDNKGSIQGWPKESPSMLILYNSPSQNALRSHPNHLKLQRKLNELWHDSTGESSSDPLVYLDGIRDRAPGQPFLGLGPHVDAGSLCRWADPTYRKVYESIFSGEPEHFDPYDLSVRKEANQTLYEGMAHSKVLRTFQGWTALTPTAPREGTIMFYPNVKTVMAYILLRPFFRPPVDQEADIMDAEKWTIDDSTGWFPGTFKAESQRLSRFSHPHLRLEECLVYAPPVKAGDTVWWHCDVSFCLYVLLNKFANLGVFVLHKLCHAVDTEHLGKNNASVAFIASCPTTQINKDYVKMQLIRTLEGRPAPDYSEGNDLDETKLNGYVGLDGLGTDARRAFGFHLLEVS from the coding sequence ATGCCGGCTCCAATCAGACAGTGGCCTGCCTGGGCTGAGTACATCCACGAGAGCGAGAAGGTAGCTGCGGATCCTGAGTTCTTGGCTGTCAAGAAAGCTATCATTGCAGATTACGGCGCTGAAGCTCTTCGCAAAAGTTGGATCAAGGTGTGCAGGGACCTGCAGAAAATTACCGACGAAATAGCGGAAAAGGGCAATAATATTATACCGGTGTTCGACACTGCACAGATCATCGATCAAGGGTTTACTGACGCCCAACGGGACGAAATAAGGCGTATCGGCACGTTCGTTTGTAGAGAGACCGTTCCGGAAGAGGACACAAATAAACTCTACAACGACCTCAAGCATTTTGTCGACGACAACAAAGGGTCCATCCAAGGCTGGCCAAAGGAGAGCCCATCCATGCTCATCCTGTACAATTCGCCATCCCAGAACGCCCTCCGTTCTCACCCCAACCATCTCAAACTACAGCGTAAGCTGAATGAGCTGTGGCACGACTCAACAGGTGAGAGCAGCTCAGATCCTCTCGTCTACCTGGACGGTATTCGCGACCGCGCTCCAGGACAACCATTCCTCGGCTTGGGCCCCCATGTTGACGCCGGCAGCCTCTGTCGCTGGGCGGACCCAACATACCGGAAAGTGTACGAGAGCATTTTCTCTGGAGAACCAGAACACTTTGATCCCTATGACTTGAGTGTGCGCAAAGAAGCCAATCAGACCTTGTACGAGGGCATGGCGCACTCGAAGGTGCTGCGTACATTCCAAGGCTGGACTGCCCTCACACCTACGGCTCCGCGGGAAGGGACCATTATGTTCTATCCAAACGTCAAAACCGTCATGGCTTACATACTGTTGCGGCCATTCTTCAGACCGCCGGTGGACCAGGAGGCGGACATCATGGATGCTGAAAAGTGGACGATCGATGACTCGACAGGCTGGTTTCCGGGGACTTTCAAAGCAGAGAGCCAGCGCCTCAGCCGGTTTTCGCATCCTCATCTCAGGTTGGAGGAGTGCTTAGTGTACGCCCCGCCGGTTAAGGCAGGAGATACTGTTTGGTGGCACTGTGATGTGAGTTTCTGCCTTTATGTCTTGTTGAACAAGTTCGCTAATCTAGGGGTTTTTGTTCTGCATAAGCTCTGTCATGCTGTGGACACGGAACACCTAGGAAAGAATAACGCATCCGTGGCGTTCATAGCCTCATGCCCGACGACGCAGATCAATAAAGACTACGTCAAGATGCAGCTCATTCGCACACTCGAGGGTCGCCCGGCCCCAGACTACTCGGAAGGTAATGATCTCGACGAGACCAAGTTGAACGGATATGTCGGGTTGGATGGGCTTGGTACAGATGCTCGCAGAGCATTCGGCTTTCATCTTTTAGAAGTATCTTAA
- a CDS encoding uncharacterized protein (ID:PFLUO_003141-T1.cds;~source:funannotate), with protein sequence MSQSRSLDNHPRTTQRAPRSCRSCASRKVKCDKVVPCSRCIKRGEADACVREMVIVRGEVTTWKDEDKPTYVELSHENQRLRQEVEAIQTENERWTKNLGASKSAPVRPRRVRSVEHDDEGLEERLWESLSAASTIAGSSVSTWDDVALPSSACSEQLIAYDKTWNSWVHYAVEYPRFQEECTAFIIAVGRGLALEKADPSWMAVYFSVLSAAILMMGDDEVNSVLLSEGETLF encoded by the exons ATGTCCCAGTCCCGATCATTGGACAATCACCCGAGGACGACACAGCGGGCGCCCCGCAGCTGCCGATCCTGTGCCTCTCGCAAGGTCAAATGCGATAAAGTGGTGCCGTGCTCAAGATGCATCAAACGAGGCGAGGCGGACGCTTGCGTTAGAGAGATGGTTATTGTGCGGGGAGAAGTAACAAC ATGGAAGGATGAGGATAAACCTACGTACGTGGAGCTAAGCCACGAGAACCAGCGTCTGCGACAAGAAGTCGAGGCCATTCAAACAGAGAATGAACGCTGGACCAAGAATCTGGGTGCTTCCAAATCAGCTCCGGTACGGCCGAGACGTGTGCGCAGTGTCGAGCATGACGATGAAGGTCTAGAGGAGAGATTATGGGAGAGCCTTTCTGCTGCATCGACAATCGCAGGGTCCAGTGTCTCCACCTGGGATGATGTCGCATTACCGAGCTCTGCGTGTAGTGAACAGCTCATTGCGTATGACAAGACATGGAACTCATGGGTGCATTACGCCGTCGAATATCCTCGTTTCCAAGAAGAGTGCACtgccttcatcatcgccgtgGGACGGGGCCTGGCACTCGAGAAAGCCGATCCATCATGGATGGCTGTTTATTTTAGTGTTCTTAGT GCAGCAATTCTGATGatgggcgatgatgaagtaAACAGCGTACTGCTCTCAGAAGGTGAAACTTTGTTCTGA
- a CDS encoding uncharacterized protein (ID:PFLUO_003143-T1.cds;~source:funannotate) — protein sequence MSRRNRNPLHNPLHYATPQLQTGAPVTFSTAKRVLSGYDYVIVGAGAAGCVLASKLSEDKSVSVLLLEAGGDNTKVLESKVPLMFPKLFHTEHDWDYSTVEQPGLASRALYWPRGRIIGGSTSLNAMMYHHCSKSDFDEWATVHGCKRWAYDDLAPYLRRMEKFTPNSDRPAIDTQHRGSSGEWQTGYSWLSEIVDQGFLPACQEIGIPPQSDINCPDGSLGVTRFQTFIDSKGQRSSFATAYLPPSVMQRPNLYVACHAHVTRVLFDRLTSQTPLAIGVEFQTKRGGERFEVHARKEVILSGGAVNTPQTLMLSGIGPADELKKHGIPVLVDNAAVGHNLKDHLCTTPVICKAKAGKTLDYLASNIKALPALLQWLVLGSGPLTSNVGEAAAFIRSTDEKFAGSLRSVLKDNSSGGVGPDLEIIGAPVAFVHHGEEPPVDGNSVFSIVPIGLRPLSSGTVTLRSRDTFDAPLIDPRYFSDDGNNDQKVLLTGLRVCLKIVRSPAFQRFLEVVPTDDDVSSYWWPYSSSNIDNISDEDLIRFMKEKAFTLYHPVGSARMGIASSDSVVDLDCRVHGVKGLRVMDASVFPEQISGHPTATIGAMAYKLSDMIKQDHASESVVHANL from the exons ATGTCTCGACGAAATCGAAACCCATTGCATAACCCGCTTCATTACGCGACCCCGCAACTTCAAACGGGCGCGCCAGTGACCTTTTCTACCGCCAAACGCGTCCTCAGTGGCTATGACTATG TGATCGTgggcgccggcgccgcggGCTGCGTCCTTGCCAGCAAGCTCTCTGAAGACAAATCCGTCTCCGTGCTGTTGCTCGAGGCAGGCGGAGACAATACTAAAGTATTAGAATCCAAGGTGCCACTTATGTTTCCAAAGCTCTTTCACACCGAGCATGACTGGGATTATTCTACCGTTGAGCAACCCGGGCTTGCCTCGCGGGCGTTGTATTGGCCTCGAGGGCGCATAATTGGAGGCTCTACTTCTCTTAATGCCATGATGTACCACCATTGCTCGAAGTCTGACTTTGACGAGTGGGCAACTGTGCATGGGTGCAAGCGATGGGCCTATGATGACCTCGCACCATACCTACGACGCATGGAGAAATTCACTCCCAACTCTGATCGTCCGGCCATTGACACTCAACACCGCGGATCTTCGGGAGAGTGGCAAACGGGTTACTCATGGCTATCCGAGATAGTTGACCAGGGGTTTCTACCGGCCTGTCAAGAAATAGGAATTCCTCCTCAGTCCGATATTAATTGTCCAGATGGCTCCCTCGGTGTTACTCGGTTTCAAACATTCATCGATTCGAAGGGCCAGCGTTCTTCGTTCGCTACGGCGTATCTGCCACCGAGCGTAATGCAACGACCGAACCTCTACGTTGCCTGCCATGCCCATGTCACCCGTGTGCTATTTGACCGTCTAACCTCGCAAACCCCATTGGCTATTGGTGTCGAGTTTCAAACCAAACGGGGCGGGGAACGCTTTGAAGTCCATGCCCGGAAAGAGGTCATTCTCTCTGGCGGAGCGGTCAACACTCCTCAAACATTGATGTTAAGCGGAATCGGACCAGCCGATGAGCTCAAGAAACATGGAATCCCCGTACTCGTGGATAATGCTGCGGTAGGCCACAACTTGAAAGATCACCTCTGCACGACGCCGGTGATCTGCAAGGCAAAGGCAGGAAAAACGCTCGACTATCTTGCAAGCAATATCAAGGCCCTgccagctcttctccagTGGCTCGTTCTTGGCAGTGGGCCGCTCACCAGCAATGTCGGCGAGGCCGCTGCGTTTATCCGATCAACTGACGAGAAGTTCGCCGGGTCATTACGCAGTGTTCTAAAAGATAACTCATCTGGTGGGGTTGGACCAGATTTGGAGATCATCGGAGCTCCAGTAGCATTCGTCCACCACGGCGAAGAGCCCCCAGTCGATGGCAATAGTGTCTTCAGTATTGTGCCGATCGGTCTTCGGCCGCTGAGTAGCGGTACAGTTACGCTGCGTAGCCGGGACACTTTTGACGCGC CACTCATCGACCCACGGTACTTTTCCGACGACGGCAACAACGATCAAAAAGTACTCTTGACGGGCCTGCGAGTCTGTTTGAAAATCGTCCGCAGCCCAGCTTTTCAACGGTTCCTTGAGGTTGTTCCAACCGATGACGATGTCTCTTCCTATTGGTGGCCATACTCAAGCAGCAATATCGACAACATCTCAGATGAGGATCTTATTCGCTtcatgaaggagaaggcttTCACGCTCTATCACCCGGTTGGCTCGGCACGCATGGGTATCGCGTCCAGCGACAGCGTGGTGGACTTGGATTGCCGCGTTCATGGTGTCAAGGGTCTGCGAGTTATGGATGCTAGTGTCTTCCCAGAGCAAATAAGCGGACATCCCACTGCCACTATTGGGGCCATGGCTTACAAGCTGAGCGATATGATCAAGCAAGATCATGCAAGTGAGTCAGTGGTACACGCAAATCTATAG
- a CDS encoding uncharacterized protein (ID:PFLUO_003136-T1.cds;~source:funannotate) has protein sequence MTSASLSRCCTLGSLHEGEATGEIKDIGSISTYFAYPADKSTENAILILTDVLGHRFINVQLLADQFAAAGYFVVIPDLFAGDTVPLNRPEGFQIMDWVKNHLPVHTEPIIDAVLKEMRENLGCKRIGGIGYCYGGKYVCRYLKSGKFEAGFAAHPTMMEADELRGVERPFSIAAAVRDFVFTTEKRHESEAILDKLEIPYQINLFSDVEHGFSVRCDLSKPRQKYAKEQAFTQAVAWFDEYVKKY, from the exons ATGACCTCAGCCAGCCTCTCTCGCTGCTGCACCCTCGGCTCCCTGCACGAAGGGGAGGCCACCGGCGAAATCAAGGACATTGGCAGCA TCTCGACCTACTTCGCCTACCCGGCCGACAAGTCCACGGAGAACGCCATCCTGATTCTCACAGATGTCCTCGGCCACCGCTTCATCAACGTACAGCTGCTTGCGGATCAGTTCGCAGCGGCCGGCTACTTCGTCGTGATCCCGGACCTTTTCGCAGGCGACACGGTGCCTCTGAACCGGCCCGAGGGCTTCCAAATCATGGACTGGGTGAAGAATCACCTGCCCGTGCACACGGAGCCTAtcatcgacgccgtcttGAAGGAGATGCGCGAGAACCTGGGTTGCAAGCGCATCGGTGGCATCGGCTACTGCTACGGCGGCAAATACGTCTGCCGGTACCTGAAGTCGGGTAAGTTCGAGGCCGGCTTCGCGGCCCATCCCACCATGATGGAGGCCGACGAGCTGCGCGGCGTGGAGCGTCCATTCAGCATCGCGGCTGCAG TCCGTGACTTTGTCTTCACGACGGAGAAGCGCCACGAGAGCGAAGCGATCCTGGACAAGCTGGAGATCCCCTACCAGATCAACTTGTTCTCGGACGTCGAACACGGCTTCTCGGTGCGGTGCGATCTGTCGAAGCCCCGACAGAAATATGCCAAGGAGCAAGCCTTTACCCAGGCCGTGGCCTGGTTCGATGAATACGTCAAGAAGTATTAA
- a CDS encoding uncharacterized protein (ID:PFLUO_003142-T1.cds;~source:funannotate), which translates to MSSTLVFQGAVIFSADSENLEMLENATLIVTDGCISAFYKSPDQIPADAIPQDGQIKRLLPGEFLIPGFVDTHNHAPQWPMRGLGQGLHILDWLSEITFPIEARFADSAYASRIYEQTVDDFLRQGITTASYYGSRHADATKILAKMCHKKGQRAFVGKCNMDRNAPDYIREATASLSLQETEECIQYIRSLPDCASPNNALVKPVVTPRFAISCTPELLQGLGNVVNRDDTLAIQTHFNEAAQEIDATKELFPQFGGSEADLYESYGLLNRRSILAHCTIMTDYEKDRVHGLQCGVAHCPIANMTVGGGFMVAPVRDFLRRGIKVGLGTDSGGGWASGMLSVIRQAMIASNAREAMSEGKDKALSLEEVFYLATLGGCKVLCLEDKIGSFEVGKEFDAVWVRTTTRLESAMTPREEGDSLRRIFEKYIMTGDDRNVANVYVRGRRVAGTDEQ; encoded by the coding sequence ATGTCTTCAACTCTCGTGTTCCAAGGCGCTGTCATCTTTTCCGCGGACAGTGAGAATCTTGAGATGCTCGAGAATGCCACCCTTATCGTTACGGATGGTTGCATAAGTGCTTTCTATAAATCTCCAGACCAAATCCCCGCCGATGCAATCCCACAAGACGGGCAGATCAAGCGCTTACTCCCGGGAGAGTTCTTAATTCCCGGCTTCGTGGACACACACAACCATGCCCCACAATGGCCGATGCGAGGACTTGGCCAGGGCCTTCATATCCTGGACTGGCTGAGTGAGATAACGTTCCCCATTGAAGCCCGGTTTGCCGACTCGGCCTACGCCTCGAGAATTTACGAGCAAACCGTCGACGACTTTTTGCGCCAAGGAATCACGACCGCCTCGTATTACGGTTCACGACACGCGGATGCAACGAAGATCTTGGCTAAAATGTGCCACAAAAAGGGACAGCGGGCGTTTGTGGGCAAGTGTAATATGGATAGGAATGCACCGGACTACATCCGCGAGGCGACCGCGTCTCTTTCCCTGCAAGAAACGGAGGAGTGCATCCAGTACATTCGCAGTCTGCCTGACTGCGCTAGCCCTAACAATGCTCTGGTGAAGCCAGTCGTAACCCCGAGATTCGCTATCTCGTGTACGCCGGAGCTCCTCCAGGGACTAGGAAATGTTGTCAACCGCGATGACACTCTGGCTATTCAAACGCATTTTAACGAGGCAGCGCAGGAGATAGACGCGACCAAGGAGCTTTTCCCTCAGTTCGGTGGAAGTGAGGCGGACTTATATGAGAGTTATGGGCTGTTGAATCGGCGGAGTATCCTCGCTCACTGCACCATCATGACAGACTACGAAAAAGATCGAGTTCACGGGCTGCAATGCGGTGTCGCACATTGTCCGATCGCCAACATGACAGTGGGTGGCGGCTTCATGGTCGCTCCGGTGCGAGATTTTCTACGACGTGGCATCAAGGTTGGACTGGGGAcagacagcggcggcggctgggcGTCGGGGATGCTGTCTGTGATTCGACAGGCGATGATCGCATCAAACGCTCGCGAGGCCATGTCGGAAGGGAAGGACAAAGCGCTCTCACTGGAGGAGGTGTTCTATCTGGCAACGTTGGGCGGCTGCAAGGTTCTGTGCCTCGAGGACAAGATTGGGAGTTTCGAAGTAGGGAAGGAGTTCGACGCTGTTTGGGTGAGAACAACAACGCGCTTGGAGTCAGCGATGACACCACGGGAAGAGGGCGACTCGCTAAGGAGAATCTTTGAAAAGTACATCATGACGGGCGACGATCGCAACGTAGCGAATGTCTATGTACGAGGACGAAGAGTGGCGGGAACTGACGAACAATGA